The DNA region CTGCACCGGCAACGCAGCTGCCGAGAGCGCAATCATGAACGCGATCAGCAGCAGCGACACCCCGTCCGCCACGATCGGCGCGAGCACCGTCAACGGCACCAGGACCAGCAGCCCGAGTTGCTGTGAGTCCCAGCGGCGGGCCAGGGTCAGGCCCGCTCCCCCGATCGACGCCGCCAGCAGCAGGCCGGCGGATCCGGGGATCCAGTCGTAGATGGTGGTGACGGCGATGACATCCATGTAGGCGGCCGCAATTCCGGTGGCGGTCAGCGCGATTGCACCTACCTGTCCGCCGGGCCGGCGGGACAACCGCACTCCGATCATGACCAACGCACCCGCCAGCACCGCCCCGGCTCCGACCCGGAGTTCGGGACGCAGGATCCCGGCCTGGGCGGCCAACACGAGCAGCAGCACTACGCCGATCAGCGTCACCCCGACCCCGGCGACCGCGAGCAGCTTGCCGATCCAGCCCTGGCCCTCATCGTTGCCCAGGCGTGTGGTCAGCGTGGGTCTCGGTGTGGCCGGCGGAACGGGGCGCGAAACCGGGAACGGCGCCGGGGCCGGGACTGGTGGTGGCGGCGGCGGGACCGGTGGCGGTGGCGGCACCGGTGCGGGCCTGGCGGCCGACGGCGGGGCAGTCGGGCCCAGGGTTCGTTGCAACTCGCTGAACTGCCCGGCAACGCGGGCCATTTGCTGCGACATCTGCTGAAACTCTTCGGACAACCGTTGCAGGGCAACCTGATGCGGTGCAGTCATGACTGCCATCGTGCGCGGCCCCCGGCCTGGGCGCATGAGTAGGACTACCCGACTGTCAGGATTCCTTGTCCAGTCCGTGTTCGATCGCGTACCGGGTCAATTCGACGCGGTTGGCCAGTTGCAGCTTGCGGAATGTCGCCTGCACATGATTTTCCACCGTGCGATGGCTGACCGAAAGTTTGGCGGCAATCTGCTTGGCGGTCAACCCCTTTGCCACGTAGCGCAGCACCTCGGTTTCGCGTTCGGTCAACTTTGGTCCGGCAGCCTGGGCGCTCGGAACACGGGCGATGCGCCGGTACTCCCCCAGCACCAATCCGGCCAGGCCCGGGGTGAACACCGCCCGCCCTCGCGCGGTTTCGACCACCGCCGTGGCGAGCTCGGCCCTCGATGCGCTCTTCACCAGGTAACCCGTCGCGCCGGCCTTGACCGCCTGCAGCACATCGTCGCGCTCCCCGGAGGCCGAGAGCACCAGCACCCGACTCGTCGGCGACACCTCGAGCACCCCGACCGTTGCGGCCGCGCCGTCACCGTCGGCCAACTGCATGTCCATCACCACCACATCGGGATGCACGACGGCGGCTCGACGGCGCGCGGCGGCCACCCCCTCGGCGGTCGCCACGACGTTGAAGCCTTCGTCGGCCAGATCGCGGGCCACCGC from Mycolicibacterium sp. MU0053 includes:
- a CDS encoding response regulator, giving the protein MIVDDHPIWRDAVARDLADEGFNVVATAEGVAAARRRAAVVHPDVVVMDMQLADGDGAAATVGVLEVSPTSRVLVLSASGERDDVLQAVKAGATGYLVKSASRAELATAVVETARGRAVFTPGLAGLVLGEYRRIARVPSAQAAGPKLTERETEVLRYVAKGLTAKQIAAKLSVSHRTVENHVQATFRKLQLANRVELTRYAIEHGLDKES